Proteins encoded in a region of the Euleptes europaea isolate rEulEur1 chromosome 3, rEulEur1.hap1, whole genome shotgun sequence genome:
- the LOC130474991 gene encoding kelch-like protein 31, with product MAPKKKTPKKSKAVKRESPVNTTMVEDPSLDIDRQHQLEGLFENGSDGFLCTAVEVIDPSHGNSVLQVMSHMRQEHLLCDLTITTKAKSFSVHKLVMSSCSDYFRGLLTADLHLQQVDLKDISSLGLATAIAYAYTGKLSLSLYTIGSTISTASHLQMYALLNICTDFLIQEMNVENWVYIVNMADTYNLNQVKEAARKFITEHFLEFSDTEQFMKLTFDQLNELLMDDDLQIPDEVVAFQIAMKWLEFDSKRFKHAPDLLNNVRFGTIPAQDLINYIQPVPCMMQNPECHKLLVDAMNYHLLPYQQNDLQSRRSKIRGGYRVLITVGGRPCSTEKALSKDINYRDDEGNWNKLTEMPTKCFNQCVAVMDGFLYVAGGEDQNDARNQAKHALNNVCRYDPRFQTWLHLASMSHKRTHFSLSAFNGHLYAVGGRNAKGALVSVECYVPSTNSWHAKANMELPRCCHASVVLGGKILATGGYVNNAYSRTVCSYDPAADAWRDCAWLSSPRGWHCATALGDQAYVLGGSQLGPRGERVDVIPVECYNALTNQWSCMAPLPIGLSMAGVATVGGQILLAGGWNESGKKYQKSVLAYNPDLNEWTEEGELLEGTVGVSCCTIALPHSSTRGSRASSVASATVSI from the exons ATGGCTCCCAAGAAGAAAACTCCAAAGAAAAGCAAGGCAGTGAAGAGAGAGTCTCCTGTCAACACCACAATGGTAGAAGACCCTTCCCTTGATATTGACCGGCAGCACCAGCTGGAGGGGTTGTTTGAAAACGGGTCCGATGGGTTCCTGTGCACCGCTGTCGAAGTCATTGATCCGAGCCACGGAAACAGCGTCCTGCAGGTGATGAGTCACATGCGCCAAGAGCACCTACTTTGCGACCTCACAATCACCACCAAAGCAAAGTCCTTCAGCGTTCACAAGCTGGTGATGTCCTCCTGCAGCGATTATTTCAGAGGCCTGCTGACAGCGGATCTCCACCTTCAACAAGTGGACCTCAAAGACATCTCCTCCTTGGGTCTGGCCACTGCCATCGCCTACGCCTACACGGGGAAGCTGAGTCTTTCCCTATACACCATCGGCAGCACCATTTCCACAGCCAGCCACCTGCAGATGTACGCTCTGCTCAACATATGCACCGACTTCCTCATCCAGGAGATGAACGTGGAAAACTGGGTGTATATTGTCAATATGGCGGACACGTACAATCTCAACCAGGTGAAGGAGGCTGCAAGGAAATTCATCACAGAACACTTCCTGGAGTTCTCCGACACCGAGCAGTTCATGAAGCTCACTTTCGATCAACTCAACGAACTGCTGATGGATGACGACCTTCAGATCCCTGACGAAGTGGTGGCCTTCCAGATTGCTATGAAATGGCTCGAATTTGACTCCAAGCGGTTCAAACATGCCCCCGACCTCTTGAACAATGTTCGGTTTGGCACCATCCCCGCTCAGGACCTGATCAACTACATCCAACCTGTGCCGTGTATGATGCAGAACCCAGAATGTCACAAGCTGCTGGTAGATGCTATGAATTACCACTTGCTACCGTATCAGCAAAACGACCTCCAGTCCAGAAGGTCCAAGATTCGAGGGGGCTACAGAGTGTTGATCACAGTTGGCGGGCGTCCATGCTCAACGGAGAAAGCCCTTAGCAAAGACATAAACTACAGGGATGACGAGGGAAACTGGAATAAGCTTACAGAGATGCCAACCAAGTGCTTCAACCAGTGTGTTGCGGTGATGGATGGATTTCTCTATGTGGCAGGGGGAGAAGATCAAAATGATGCCCGAAACCAGGCAAAGCATGCACTTAACAATGTGTGCAG GTATGACCCGCGCTTCCAAACTTGGCTGCACTTGGCCAGCATGTCGCACAAGAGAACGCACTTCAGCCTCAGTGCTTTCAACGGGCACCTGTACGCCGTCGGGGGGCGCAACGCCAAGGGGGCCCTGGTCTCCGTCGAGTGCTACGTCCCTTCTACCAACAGCTGGCACGCCAAAGCTAACATGGAGTTGCCACGCTGCTGCCACGCCAGTGTGGTCCTCGGCGGCAAAATCCTGGCAACCGGTGGCTATGTGAACAATGCCTACTCTCGCACCGTTTGCAGCTATGACCCCGCCGCAGATGCTTGGCGAGATTGCGCTTGGCTGAGTAGCCCAAGGGGTTGGCACTGCGCCACCGCCTTAGGGGACCAGGCCTATGTCCTGGGAGGCAGCCAGCTGGGTCCCCGAGGGGAGAGGGTGGACGTGATCCCCGTGGAATGCTACAATGCTCTGACAAACCAGTGGAGCTGCATGGCCCCCCTGCCCATAGGTTTGAGCATGGCTGGTGTGGCCACCGTCGGTGGGCAAATCTTACTCGCGGGTGGTTGGAACGAAAGCGGAAAGAAATATCAGAAGAGCGTCCTGGCCTACAACCCTGACCTGAATGAATGGACAGAGGAAGGGGAGCTCTTGGAGGGCACCGTGGGGGTTTCCTGTTGTACGATTGCCCTCCCTCACTCGAGCACCCGGGGGTCCAGGGCCAGTTCAGTGGCCTCGGCAACTGTCAGTATTTAA